The Bdellovibrionales bacterium genome segment TCATTGAGATTTACGTGGCTAACGATAACCCCCTCCGGCAATGAACTCGGATCCAAAGCATAACCGTGATTCTGGCTTGTCACATAAATGCGATTTAGGATTTTATCACGAACAGGGTGATTGCTCCCTCTGTGTCCAAACTTCAATTTATATGTCTTTGCTCCGAGAGCCATCCCCAAAATCTGATTTCCCATGCATATACCAAAAATAAATCTCCACCCCAAAAGGGATCTCACTGTTTCGACAGATTTTTCCACCAAGGCTGGATCACCGGGCCCATTCGAAAGAAGAATTCCGTCCGGTGCCCACTGACGAATCTCGTCCACCGAAACTCGAGAAGGGAAGATTTTCACTTTCGAACATCTTTTTCTTAACTCTCTCAAAATGTTATTCTTACACCCAAAGTCAATAACTGCCACTCTTGGCCCACCAACTCGATCTCCTGAAATATCCTCCGACTCCTTCCGAGAAACCAAATTCGCCCAATCACCATCTAACTGACGCCCCTTGGATATAAGGCCTTTCGCCCTATCCAGAGCAGATGTCTCGTCTCCCGCACGAACCAAAGCCCCCCACATCGTTCCGCTCTCACGCAAAAACAAAGTCAACTGTCTCGTGTCAATCTGATCGACAACAGGCACCCCATGAGAGACAAGTTTCTGCAACCAGCTCGAATCCCTCCGTGAATTTTGCATTTCAAGACACACGAAGCCGTTAATCCACAGCTTCGAAGATTCCCAAACTTTATCATCCACACCGTAATTACCCTGCATTGAAGCTGTCGTAACTATGATCTGTGAAAAGTAAGAAGGATCCGTAGCCATTTCTTCGTAGCCCGTGTGGGAGGTATTAAAAACCACCTCTCCAGCCCTCTCTTCACCACCAAGCCACTGCCCCGAAAAGCACTGACCTGACTCCAAAACTAAAAATGCCTTTTCTTTCAATCTACACCTCTAAACCAAGAATTAAAGAATAGAGAGCCGCTCGAACAAATAGCCCATTCGTCACTTGCTCCAAGACCAAACAACGCCGGTCTTGTAGCACATCAGAGGAAAACTCAACACCACGAATGACGGGACCTGGATGCAGAATAATCCCATTGTCCGACAGACTTTCTAAATGAACTCGGTCCACACGATATTGATCCCAAATTTCAATGGCAGAATTGGAAATGCCTACTTCCTCGTGCCGCTCTTTTTGAATTCTCAATCCCATTAATACCTGACACCATGAAACCGCAAGCCTCAGATCTGAAAATCTCTTTACATTTTTCCAATCACCGAGAGCCGGAGGCAACATGACCTCTGGACCACAAATACCAACCTCTGCTCCCAGCCTATTTAGCAGCTGAATATTGGAATTTGCTACGCGACTGTGTACAACATCGCCAACCATCAGAACCCTTTGACCCGCAATCGACCCACGAGCCTCAAGAATCGTAAAGGCGTCTAAAAGCGCTTGCGTTGGGTGTTCTCCAGTGCCGCTTCCAGCACTTATCACCGGACAATTCATTGTGTCTAAAATGCCCTCTACTTCTGGAGAATTCCCGTAGCGAACGACCATCAGATCAGGCAACATAGCCGAAATATTTCTCAGAGTATCGTATTGACTCTCGCCCTTTTGCATACTTGAAGAAGTTGCACTATCAAAGATGATTGTCCGAAAACCAAACCGATATGCCGCCGCCTGAAAGCTCACTCTCGTACGAGTACTTGGCTCAAGGAACACCATCGCCACAACAATCGGCCGATTACTGTGCTGACGAATGAGATGATCGAATCTCCTCGATTTACGAAACTCCTCCTTGAATGCTTTTGCCCTCGAGAATAGGAGTTTAACATTTTCGGTATCAAGATTCTGGATACTGAGAAGAGACTTTTCGAAAAATGACATCGCTCGAAACTATACACAAGAGGTACTACCAGAGTCAATCAACAGACTGGAAGAGTCGGGGCCAGCGAACCTGAGGAAGCCAGGATCCTCGCTGTTCCTCCCACCCCAGTGAGAGCCAAATAAAGCCTAGCTTCGCCTCCAGGCTCCTCACCGCAACAACGCCCCAAGACCGGGAGTCCTCTCCCTGGTCCCGGTGGTCACTCATTACAAATACGTGCCCAGGAGGAACAATTGTTGGTCCGAAGTTCTCCGAATCCCTTCGAGGCCCGACAAGAATTTTATGGCTCGAATTTCCCAGCGTCTCCTGAAGGGCGACACTGTAATTACCAAACCCCTCCAAAATTTCAGTCTCTCCCTCAACTTTCATATATTGAGCGGCTTCCCCATTTACAATCAGGCGCTTGCCCCGAATGACCAGCCGATCCCCAGGGAGACCTATGATCCGCCGGATACAACTTGAATCAGGGTTGTTTGGACACGGAAATATGGCAATGTCTCCCCTGCGCAAAGGCCCTCCTCCCAGTTTTACCTTTTCCATCAAGGGTAGAGGAATGCCAAAAGGAAGCTTATAGGCAAATATGAAGTCCCCAGGGAAAAGAGATGGCATCATACTTGTAGAGGGAATTCGGTAGGCAGACACAATAAAAGTTCTAAAGAAAAATGCTAAAAGAACAGCGTAAAAAAGAGCCTCTGCATAATCTCGAAGAAGATGCTTGAGTGAAGTCTCAATTTTAGAGGCATTGAGCTTGGATGGTTTCAACCTGTCTCCTCTATCCTATTGAATAATATGAAAGAAGCGCCTCCATCGAATTTTGGCTGGATCACAAACGAATGGCGCTGTGACCAAGGTCTCCGTGCAACTCAGCCAAACAAAGGAGGCTCTTCCTAGAAGATTTTCAAACGGCAGTGTGCCCCAAATTCGACTGTCTCTCGAATTATCCCGATTGTCTCCCATCACAAAAATGTGTCCTGCCGGAACTTCGACCTCCGACTCTGACCATCGATAGGAATTTGAAATAAGCATCCCAAGGTGTGTCCGATCTCCTAAAGTCTCTTCAAAAAACTCGAAGCCACTTAGGTCACCACCAATATCTTCGGCGGTGAGGCTATAAAAGGAAGTCTTATTGCCTCCAAACTGAGGCTTCTCTAAGACATGACTTTTGAGAGGAATCCCATTCACGACAATTTGGCCTTTTTCGTCCACACGAATCAGGTCCCCGGGAAGCCCAATCACTCTCTTAATCATATATAGAGATTCGTCCTCCAACGATCTAAAAACAACCACATCGCCTCTATTGGGATATGAAAATTTGACTAACCAATATTTGGTAAAAGGGACCCGTAAACCGAAAGCAAATTTATTCACCAGTATGTGATCATGAATGAGAAGACTCGGAATCATACTCCCAGATGGTATTACGTAGGGCTCCGCAACGACCCATCGCAAAACCAGGATCATTAAAATGGCACCAAAAAAACTCAGTAGTGATCCAGCTAAAGTTGCCCTTCGATTTGCTGGTTTGCACTTGCCCTTTTCTGGATCGGACGATGATTCAATGGACATTGTGAAAAAACCGATTCCACCTGATTGTAAGTGGATTACAAAAGAATGAACTCGAAGAAAAAGTCTCTTCGCAACTAAACCATACGAACATCGCTCGACCTACCAAATACTCGCGCGGCACAAATTGCTTGCCTCTTTCCCAAAATCGACTGTCCTGGGAGTTGTCACGATTATCTCCCATTACAAAGAAATGCCTATCTGGAACCTGGTAGGGACCGTAAGCCACATTGGTCTGATTTTCACTTTTCAAAAGAATACTATGAACATGATGGTCCAAAACTTCCTGCCAATGAACATAGCGCCCCCTTGCTCCGGGTCCATCCCCTGGAAAGTGCTCGTCGCGCAACCAGCCAAATTCAGACATCAATTCTTGAGGCACCTGCTTTTCTATCAATTTGTCATTAATAAAGAGGTTCCCCTTTTCATAAAAGATTCGATCCCCGGGAAGCCCTACGACCCTTTTGATATAAAACATGCTTGGCCTTTCGGGGTACTTAAATACAACGACCTCGCCACGACTGGGACTAGAAAATTCGACCAACCAGTCCGTGGTAAATGGGATCCTAAGACCATAAACAATTTTGTTCACAAAGATATGATCATGGACAAGCAGGCTTGGGAGCATACTACCTGAGGGAATGACATATGCTTCAATAAATGCCCATCGAAGAGTCAAAGCAACTAAAACGGCCAACAACAAAGACCCCGTGCCCTCTGTCCAAAATTGCCGTCCTCTCTTCAAACTCAGTCCTCCACCTTGAGGATAGCCAAAAAGGCCTCCTGGGGCACCTCAATGTGACCAATGGCCTTCATGCGCTTCTTTCCTTCCTTCTGCTTTTCCAGAAGTTTCCGCTTGCGACTAATATCTCCCCCATAACATTTGGCTGTCACGTCTTTTCTCAAAGCTCCCAGAGTTTCGCGAGCAATAATTTTCGCACCTATGGCCGCTTGAATGGCCACCTGATATTGCTGTCTCGGAATGAGTTCTTTGAGTTTCTTGACCAATTGACGACCTCGCCAATCTGCCTTAGTTCGATGCACAATTATTGATAGCGCATCGATAGGTTCGCCATTTATCAGAATATCCATTTTGACAAGATCTGCAGCCTGAAAATCCGCAATTTCATATTCCAAAGAGGCGTATCCGCGAGAAATTGTTTTCAATTTGTCATAAAAATCCATCACCATTTCGTTAAGAGGCAATCTATACTCTATGATGACCTTTGTATCGGTAATGTATTCCATGCGCTGCTGAATCCCGCGCTTATCTTCACACAATTTTAAAATCCCTCCAATAAACTGGCTGGGAGTATGAATGATCACCTTGACCAAAGGTTCTTCTAAACGCTCAATTCGGGAAAGATCGGGTAGTTTGGCTGGATTCTCAAGCTCAATGACAGTCCCATCATGTAAATAGACTCTATAAATCACCGTTGGCGCCGTCGTAATGAGATCAAGATTGAATTCTCGCTCCAACCTCTCTTGGACGATTTCCATGTGAAGAAGCCCTAGAAAACCCACTCGGTACCCAAAACCCAATGCAACGGAGGACTCGATTTCGTAGCTAAGACTCGAGTCATTGAGAGATAACTTATCAAGGGCCACTTTTAGATTTTCATAGTCGGCCGAAACAATCGGAAATATGCCAGCAAAGACCATGGGTTTTATTCGACGAAACCCAGGTAAAGACTCCGTTGCTCCATTCTTGGCAACTGTTATTGTATCGCCAACTTTGACATTCCGAATATCCTTTATGCCGCAAACCAAGAATCCCACTTCACCAGCATTCAATTCCGTCAAATGTCGCGCAAAAGGAGCAAAAACTCCCAATTTAAGCACCTCATAATCTCGGTATGTCGCCAGGAATTTAATTTTGTCCCCCACTTTTATCTTCCCATCAACAATACGACAGAGAGTCACAACCCCCTGATAGGAATCGAACCAAGAATCAAAAATAAGTGCCCGCAGAGGAATGTTTCGATTCGCTTGAGGGGGAGGAATAAACTTAACTATCGCCTCCAATATTTCCTCGATCCCCTTCATTTCTTTGGCACTGGCTAGAATTGTATTTGATGTATCAAGTCCAATTGCATCCTCAATCTGGCGTTTGACTCCCTCAGGGTCTGCAGAAGGAAGATCTATCTTATTTAGAACGGGGATAATTTCAAGATTGCTCTCCAGGGCCAAATAAACATTAGCCAAAGTTTGAGCCTCAACCCCTTGGGCAGCATCTACCACGAGAATGGCTCCCTCACAGGCGGCCAAGGATCTAGAAACCTCGTAGGTGAAGTCAACATGGCCGGGGGTATCAATGAGGTTCAGCTGGTAAGTTAATCCATTTTTTGCTTTGTAATTCAGGCGAACAGTTTGAGCCTTTATCGTGATCCCGCGTTCTCTCTCGAGATCCATGCTATCTAAAAACTGCTCTTTGGATTCTCTATCGGATAAAGAACCCGTGTACTTCAGTAGGCTGTCAGCTAAAGTTGATTTCCCGTGATCAATATGAGCTATAATAGAAAAATTGCGAATATGTTCAGCCGAAGTTTCTGCCAATTCCACTTCATTTTCCATGTCTCCACTATATCAGTGGGCTGTATCAGTGGGTATCTGCAAAGGCCAATCAGCCAACCACCCTTGTCCAAAGGTTGTACGAGCGAGTTCTATCAAGAAAAGGCCTTTACTGCATCCTTTATCGCCTCGACCTTGTCCGTCCTCTCCCAAGTAAATTCCGCTTCATTGCGACCAAAATGGCCATACGCAGCTGTTTTCAAGTAGCGTGGCTTTAGCAAATCAAACTGCTTTACAATCTCCGCTGGCTTCAAATTCCAAACTTCCCGCACAGCCTTAGAAAGAATCTCCGACGACACTTTGCCGGTACCATAGTCATTTATCATAACACTCACTGGTTCAGCTATTCCAATAGCATAAGCCAACTGCACGAGAACTCTGTCTGCCAATCCCGCCGCAACAATATTTTTAGCTACGTGTCGGGCCGCATAAGCTGCCGATCGATCCACCTTAGAGGGGTCCTTACCAGAGAAGGCTCCGCCTCCATGGGCACCATGCCCGCCATAAGTATCAACAATAATCTTACGTCCGGTAAGACCGCAGTCTCCAAGAGGCCCCCCTACGACAAACCTGCCCGTGGGGTTAACAAAAAACTTTGTGCCCGCATCAAGAAACTCGCGCGGAACCACTCGAGGGATGAGCTCCTCCTGCACAAACGACTTAATCGTGGCCTGATCGACGTCGGGACTATGTTGAGTACTCAAAACGATTGAATCAATTCTGGCCGCCTTGCCATTGACATACTCCACCGTCACCTGACTTTTGCTGTCTGGGCGTAAAAAAGGAACTCTTCCGCTTTTACGTAAACTCGCCAGCTCACGCACCAATTTGTGGGCCAAGGAGATAGTGAGGGGCATATACTCAGCCGTCTCGTTGACGGCATAACCAAACATAATGCCTTGATCGCCGGCACCTTGCTCTCGCTGATCAGAGCTATCTACCCCGCGCGCAATATCCTGACTCTGGCGGTCAAGAGCCACCTGAACAGCACAGGAGTCTGCATCAAATCCTATCTCGCTGTTTGTATAACCAATTTCGCGAAGGGTTTTTCGCACAAGCGTAGAGATATCCACCTGCACCTTGGAAGTAACTTCACCAGCCAGCATGACAAAACCCGTAGAAATCATCGTTTCACAAGCCACACGAGAATTTGAATCACCGGAAAGAAAAGCGTCAAGAACAGCGTCACTAATTTGATCAGCCACTTTGTCGGGGTGGCCTTCCGAAACGGACTCACTTGTAAATAGAAAATTTCGCATGCTAAGACCTCTCTGGGCAGGATTGAAGTATATCTTTGGAGAGGTGATTTCTTAACAGGAACAAAATCCCTAGGTCAACACAATCCAGGGCCGAATCAGGAGGTCCAGCTCAGATGAATGGCCTATCTTTAACCAACAGAGCATCCTTGTCTTAACTTGCCTTCTTGCTATCCAAATTGAACTCCTGCTCTATCTCAAGCTGCATCTGCATTTCGATTTGCTCCTGCAGTTTCTTTGCTCTGTGCCCCCTGGTATATTCAGGCGAATGATGATTCTTTTTTTTCTGCTTGTGCTTAGACATCTGCCTTTGAAGTTTCAAAGAGACTTGGTCGACAACTGCTTGAAAACTCTCTCCCTCCCCTCGGGCTGCAATAGATCTGGTCCCTCCCACGATGTGCATCTCCACCGTTTTAATATGGCGCTCTGCGCTGTATGTGACGTGAATATGGACTGGTTTCATCTCAAATTTTACCAGCCTCTGCAGCTTTTCCTCCGTGTATTGAACAAGGCTTTCTGACCAATCCAAACTCTTGAACTGATAACTTATTTTCATGCTCAAACCTCCGGTTTAGCTCCTAAAACCTTACTTCGCTTCTCTCAAATTTAAATTGATACGATGAAGATAGCCCACTGACCCTGTCAGCGAAATGAACCAAGCAAAAGACCCCTCGGCTCCATAAACCCCGCAAATGAACGAACCATGAACCCCGGCAACTCATCTGATAACTTGTCGGACTATTCAAACTAAAGTTGAGGTTCTGCCTCCTGTTTCTTAATTTGGTACAGACTGCAAAAAATCTAATAATATTTCTTGCGTTTGCTTGACGGCAAAATCTTAAGTACGTCTCGATATTTCGCTACAGTCCGTCGAGCAATTTTAATTCCGTCCTTTTTTAATAGTTCGACGAGCCTTTGATCTGAAAGCGGATCTTTTAAATCCTCTTGATCAACAAGGGATTTGATTTTCATTTTGACTGATTCACTTGCGAGCAATTCTCCATCCGTCTTATTAATTCCGGAGTTAAAGAAATACTTTAATTCGAAGATTCCACGCGAAGTGTGAAGGTACTTATTTGTGGTAACACGACTCACTGTTGATTCATGCATTCCAATATCATTGGCAATATCACGAAGAATCATTGGTCGAATAAACCCTGATCCCTTATCAAAAAAATCTTTTTGATAGCGAACGATACTCTCCGTCACTTTATAAATCGTCCTCTGACGTTGAGCGATAGATTTGATCAACCAGAGCGCCGAACGAAGCTTGTCCTGAATGTAGGCCTGAGCCTGAGGAGTCGCCGACTGATCACTCCCACCTTTCATCACATTCTTGTATAGATTGGAAATACGCAAGCGAGGCAATCCATCCTCATTCAGTGAAACAATGTATTCATCTCCGACCTTATACACGTAAACATCTGGAGTAATGAACTGAGTCTCTTGAGGCAGATAAGCTCGCCCCGGCTTTGGATCCATGGATAAAATAATTTTGCAAATGTCTATAACATCTTCAAGATCCAAATTCATCGCCTTTGCGATGGCAGGATAATTCTTTTTTTCTAGATCTTTCAAATGATCATTTATCAATCGCACCAAATCGTTCGTGTCCTCTTCAATATATTTGGCCTGAATGAGCAAACACTCACGCAAATTCCTGGCTCCAACGCCCGGCGGGTCAAACTCCTGGAGAAAAGGCAACATTTCCTCCAACTCACTTGCATTAAGACCTTCCTCTTCGGCAATAGCCTCAAGCGAAACCTTTATGTAACCATCATCATCCACATAGGAAACCAACACTGAGACAAGAGAGAACTCTTCTTCATTGAACCCAGCTAAACCAGCCTGCCACATCAAATAGTCATGAAACGATTGATGAGTTGAAATCAAATTTTCGTAATTCATGATCTCTTCGTTGCCACCTCCGGAGGACTGTGGAGGCTTGTATTGATTGTCAAAGTAGTTGTCCCAATCAAACTCATCCTGCTTTCTCGGATCTTGCGAACCCTCTTGAGACTCTGGAGTGACTGTGTCTGCCCCTATCTCCGAGTCTGCATTTTGAAGAGATTTCGGGATAGGTTCGTCATCTGTGGTTTCCTGCACTTCCTCTAAAATGGGATTTTCCGTAAGTTCCTTGCGAACTTGCGTCTCCAATTCAAGACGCGACAGTTGAAGTAACTTTATCGCTTGCTGGAGCTGCGGAGTCATCCGGAGCTGCTGAGAAAGCTTCATGCTCATTTTAAGATGCATCGCCATATCGAAGTGCCTCCTACAATCTAAAACCTTCACCCAAATAAAATTTTCTGGCTACGGGAGATTCTGCTATCTCCATCGCGCTCCCTTGTACTTCTATCCTACCATCTTTCAGAATATGGGCGCGATCACATATTCCAAGAGTTTCTCGAACATTGTGGTCTGTTATCAAAATACCGATCCCTTTGGTCTTTAAATCACGAATAATTTCTTGAATATCGCCCACTGCAATAGGATCAATTCCCGCAAAAGGTTCATCGAGAAGCAGAAATTTGGGTTTCCCAGCTAAGGCACGTGCAATCTCGACCCGTCGTCTTTCTCCTCCCGACAAAGAATACCCATAACTACTTCTTACGTGTTCTATCCGAAACTCCTTCAGCAACAGATCTAACCTCTCGTGCTTATCTGACCCCGTGTAGCCGTGGGCTTCAAGGGCCACCAAAATATTTTCTGCTACCGTAAGACGACGAAAGATACTTGCTTCTTGAGGAAGATAACTCAAGCCAATCCTCGCTCTCTTGTACATTGGCATATCTCCGATGGAACCATCGTCTAACAAAATCTCTCCTTCATCCGGATTTAAAAGCCCCACAACCATGTAAAAACTGGTTGTCTTTCCAGCCCCATTTGGACCAAGAATTCCCACGATTTCGCCAGATTGAACTTGAAATGAAACTTCCCTTACCACTTGGCGCAACTTGAATCGCTTGGAAATCTTATTTACAATCAATACACTCAATTTGCTTTCTCCAGTTCCCGACTCTCCACATTTGCTCTTGCCTTAAAAACTTCGACTTTTTTTCCGCCCTCAAGAAAAACAATTTCCTCTCCCTGAAGCTCGTCATTGTTCTGAACAACCCTTGGATTTCCGCTAAACACATAGCGATCCTTATCAAAGTTCACATTCACCTTTTGTGAAGTAACCCATTTTTCTAAATCACTCACCCGCACTCCACCAGAGACTTGAACGGATTTAACAAGATTCTGCTCTCTCCCATATTCAAATACGGCCTCTGGTCCCGTAATTCGCATTGTTTCAAAATCCATCACAACGTCCTCGCTAAAACGAGCAAGATTGGATTTGCCACTGAACGCAGCTTTCTGGGCTCGAATCAAAAGTCGGCGATCTCCCTTGAACGCCTTTTCTCCCTTCACTCCTCCATTGACTGTCATCAAAGAATTGTTCAGGTCAGCGCTTAAGGAATTCCCACGCAGGATCAATGAAAACCCCTCCCCATCCTTTGGGCCCCGCATAAAAACTGGAAGAGGCGCTACAAATTGACGTTCCTTCGAATGATAAATCATCTTCTCCGTTTCGAAAGCATAACCGTTGGACGAGCGAATGACGACCTTCCCTTTCACATCCATATCCTTGGTCTTTACGTCTATTGAACCCTCATCGCCAGTCACAATAAAGAACACACCGTCCTTACCAAATAATCTTGTTTTCACTTTGCGTAAAGACCAACTTGGTTTCAATTTGTATGCAACTGCCGACTCTGCCCACAGCTCCCACTCTTTTTCTCCCTCTCGGGTCTCAACAAGATGAGCCCCCCGCATAATTTGCTCAATTCCCTTACTAACTCCATCATCTGGCGCAACGGGACCCGACTGTGGCTTTGCCTTATCATCTAGGTCCCTTGGAAAAATCACAATGATTTCGATAATTAACACTACAAACAGCACCCCTAGAAGGAACTTCCCCAGCCTAATACTGATGTACTTACTACCATGTATACCCACTGCCGACATTGTAACATAGAACTGGCACGGAATTAGCATGATTTCAAAATTTGTTTAGCTTTATTTTTTTACCTTGCTTCTATAAATTGAGATACCGCATTCCGAATTTTCATTAAACACTCTAAAGTCAGCCTCTTAAAGAGCCGATAGCAAAGTATGGTCATTCAATGGTTTTTGAATAATGACGAAGACATTTCTGGCCCTTTTTCGACAGAGGATATCCAAAAACAGATTGAGAGCGGTCTCCCAAAGGACTGCTTCATTTGGGGCAAAGCACAAAAGGACTGGATTACTGTCCATCAATGGAGTGTGTCTTTGCCGACCCTGCTGCATGCTTCCGATAAAAAATTGACCTCACTAAAATGGCACATGGCCCGGGAAGGTAAATCTGAGGGGCCATACACGCGCGAAGATTTGTTGCATGTGTTGAGCAACCTAAGCTCTCTTGAGGGAGTTCTGCTATGGAACAAGGAAATGACAGGTTGGGTATCGGTTTTTGATTTACATGATCTAATGGAAGAAATCGGTGTCGACCGCCGACACACCCCTCGAGCAAAAATCCGCGGAACAGTAAAGGTAACAAGTGGGGATATGTCATCAATTGGTCAGATTCAGACCATTAGCGAAGGTGGGCTTGGAATTATTGGGCTTAAAAATGGATTTCCCGGACAAGAATTACAGGTGGAAATAAGGGCCGCCGTACTGGGCGGGCCTATCCGAGCGAAAGCCGAAATCAAATATGTCACGAAATCCGGATTTACGGGACTCCATTTTACTCAAATCTCAATGGAAGCAAAGTCCACTCTCATTGATTACATTCGACATACGACCCATCCATCTTACGGAAAAGCGGCCTGAGCTTGTCGGCCATTGTCCTTCTCTGACTCTGCGCCCATGCAAGCATCCCTTCAGTTAAACCATCAACTTCCTTTGGGAGTGTCGGGCAGTTTTATCACAGCAAAATTGATTTCGGCGATTCCGGCCTCAGTTACCGTATACATGATTTTCTTCACCGTAAGAAAATCAACTTTTTTATCAGCTTGAATTGTGATTTTTTTGTACTGAGGAATTTCATTGACCTCAGGATTATCTCCAGACTTTGCTCCTTCAATGGCTCTTCGAACTTTATTGCCCAAATTCGATTCTGCTATTCGCCCCTCCTCAATCAGCTTTATGACTTGGCTCTTGAGACTTTCTACCTCCCAATCATTTTGTTCTTTCACCGTCCGAAACTCAGCAATAAACTCACTGTTGAGCATGATCTTATCGGGGGCAATAACAACGACATTTGAAGGCTTCAACTCTTTAACTGTGTGAGCCTCAGGTAATTTTACTTCCTTTGGAAGCGCAATAACCTCCCCTGTACTTGCATAATTCTGAAGGAGGAAAACCGTCAATACCGTGAACATATCGACCATCGCAGTCAGTGACAACACAGCCACCGCATTTCGCTTGACTGGCTTCTTTTG includes the following:
- the lepB gene encoding signal peptidase I, encoding MSIESSSDPEKGKCKPANRRATLAGSLLSFFGAILMILVLRWVVAEPYVIPSGSMIPSLLIHDHILVNKFAFGLRVPFTKYWLVKFSYPNRGDVVVFRSLEDESLYMIKRVIGLPGDLIRVDEKGQIVVNGIPLKSHVLEKPQFGGNKTSFYSLTAEDIGGDLSGFEFFEETLGDRTHLGMLISNSYRWSESEVEVPAGHIFVMGDNRDNSRDSRIWGTLPFENLLGRASFVWLSCTETLVTAPFVCDPAKIRWRRFFHIIQ
- the carA gene encoding glutamine-hydrolyzing carbamoyl-phosphate synthase small subunit, which produces MKEKAFLVLESGQCFSGQWLGGEERAGEVVFNTSHTGYEEMATDPSYFSQIIVTTASMQGNYGVDDKVWESSKLWINGFVCLEMQNSRRDSSWLQKLVSHGVPVVDQIDTRQLTLFLRESGTMWGALVRAGDETSALDRAKGLISKGRQLDGDWANLVSRKESEDISGDRVGGPRVAVIDFGCKNNILRELRKRCSKVKIFPSRVSVDEIRQWAPDGILLSNGPGDPALVEKSVETVRSLLGWRFIFGICMGNQILGMALGAKTYKLKFGHRGSNHPVRDKILNRIYVTSQNHGYALDPSSLPEGVIVSHVNLNDDTVSGITCVEKKCWGVQFHPESHPGPHDAEGLFDYFIKQLV
- the lepB gene encoding signal peptidase I; this translates as MSLKRGRQFWTEGTGSLLLAVLVALTLRWAFIEAYVIPSGSMLPSLLVHDHIFVNKIVYGLRIPFTTDWLVEFSSPSRGEVVVFKYPERPSMFYIKRVVGLPGDRIFYEKGNLFINDKLIEKQVPQELMSEFGWLRDEHFPGDGPGARGRYVHWQEVLDHHVHSILLKSENQTNVAYGPYQVPDRHFFVMGDNRDNSQDSRFWERGKQFVPREYLVGRAMFVWFSCEETFSSSSFFCNPLTIRWNRFFHNVH
- the raiA gene encoding ribosome-associated translation inhibitor RaiA, with protein sequence MKISYQFKSLDWSESLVQYTEEKLQRLVKFEMKPVHIHVTYSAERHIKTVEMHIVGGTRSIAARGEGESFQAVVDQVSLKLQRQMSKHKQKKKNHHSPEYTRGHRAKKLQEQIEMQMQLEIEQEFNLDSKKAS
- a CDS encoding aspartate carbamoyltransferase catalytic subunit, which encodes MSFFEKSLLSIQNLDTENVKLLFSRAKAFKEEFRKSRRFDHLIRQHSNRPIVVAMVFLEPSTRTRVSFQAAAYRFGFRTIIFDSATSSSMQKGESQYDTLRNISAMLPDLMVVRYGNSPEVEGILDTMNCPVISAGSGTGEHPTQALLDAFTILEARGSIAGQRVLMVGDVVHSRVANSNIQLLNRLGAEVGICGPEVMLPPALGDWKNVKRFSDLRLAVSWCQVLMGLRIQKERHEEVGISNSAIEIWDQYRVDRVHLESLSDNGIILHPGPVIRGVEFSSDVLQDRRCLVLEQVTNGLFVRAALYSLILGLEV
- a CDS encoding methionine adenosyltransferase; protein product: MRNFLFTSESVSEGHPDKVADQISDAVLDAFLSGDSNSRVACETMISTGFVMLAGEVTSKVQVDISTLVRKTLREIGYTNSEIGFDADSCAVQVALDRQSQDIARGVDSSDQREQGAGDQGIMFGYAVNETAEYMPLTISLAHKLVRELASLRKSGRVPFLRPDSKSQVTVEYVNGKAARIDSIVLSTQHSPDVDQATIKSFVQEELIPRVVPREFLDAGTKFFVNPTGRFVVGGPLGDCGLTGRKIIVDTYGGHGAHGGGAFSGKDPSKVDRSAAYAARHVAKNIVAAGLADRVLVQLAYAIGIAEPVSVMINDYGTGKVSSEILSKAVREVWNLKPAEIVKQFDLLKPRYLKTAAYGHFGRNEAEFTWERTDKVEAIKDAVKAFS
- the lepB gene encoding signal peptidase I, which gives rise to MKPSKLNASKIETSLKHLLRDYAEALFYAVLLAFFFRTFIVSAYRIPSTSMMPSLFPGDFIFAYKLPFGIPLPLMEKVKLGGGPLRRGDIAIFPCPNNPDSSCIRRIIGLPGDRLVIRGKRLIVNGEAAQYMKVEGETEILEGFGNYSVALQETLGNSSHKILVGPRRDSENFGPTIVPPGHVFVMSDHRDQGEDSRSWGVVAVRSLEAKLGFIWLSLGWEEQRGSWLPQVRWPRLFQSVD
- the lepA gene encoding elongation factor 4; protein product: MENEVELAETSAEHIRNFSIIAHIDHGKSTLADSLLKYTGSLSDRESKEQFLDSMDLERERGITIKAQTVRLNYKAKNGLTYQLNLIDTPGHVDFTYEVSRSLAACEGAILVVDAAQGVEAQTLANVYLALESNLEIIPVLNKIDLPSADPEGVKRQIEDAIGLDTSNTILASAKEMKGIEEILEAIVKFIPPPQANRNIPLRALIFDSWFDSYQGVVTLCRIVDGKIKVGDKIKFLATYRDYEVLKLGVFAPFARHLTELNAGEVGFLVCGIKDIRNVKVGDTITVAKNGATESLPGFRRIKPMVFAGIFPIVSADYENLKVALDKLSLNDSSLSYEIESSVALGFGYRVGFLGLLHMEIVQERLEREFNLDLITTAPTVIYRVYLHDGTVIELENPAKLPDLSRIERLEEPLVKVIIHTPSQFIGGILKLCEDKRGIQQRMEYITDTKVIIEYRLPLNEMVMDFYDKLKTISRGYASLEYEIADFQAADLVKMDILINGEPIDALSIIVHRTKADWRGRQLVKKLKELIPRQQYQVAIQAAIGAKIIARETLGALRKDVTAKCYGGDISRKRKLLEKQKEGKKRMKAIGHIEVPQEAFLAILKVED